A window from Podospora bellae-mahoneyi strain CBS 112042 chromosome 1 map unlocalized CBS112042p_1, whole genome shotgun sequence encodes these proteins:
- a CDS encoding uncharacterized protein (EggNog:ENOG503PD6E) produces the protein MAATQTPTETQPRQPAKPRPSPPSVSLSTPTPDLKEVNPVLSPTAVEANINHPPYANGGAHTSFEFEGLAIELNTQLEYVRVEDGENTDSKRPTTWLLKSKDPNKAYLPGQPRIRLGERTRHVDGPEGKVDGYLRRWHLTDKLDQLLPLMRYIFVQTPAYDHINALHHHAAHTRRIVVDEEPGLHLVWYYETIFMKPIPPYFFSRAFWMYIAHADPEVYRASLGFMRSYYHIIRFEIDFHEACKKKLMPRKDNGKFPTYEEWCEFIEPFSLVGDKHVSRRFKYGELRLTRINRAAMFFRFNLAYFHLLPQWGSFLSHILAPLITAFAVCSVILNSMQVTLAAIEVANETNYDIPGPEGWKRFMNVSLYFPIIVILSIALVIGVTLISVFLMGLKDLLRGNKVREKKRLGQARVGKGSHGMVW, from the coding sequence ATGGCTGCGACTCAGACGCCGACAGAGACACAACCACGACAACCAGCAAAACCccgtccatcaccaccatcagtcTCTCTATCAACCCCTACGCCTGATCTCAAAGAAGTTAATCCCGTACTAAGTCCAACGGCGGTTGAGGCCAATATAAACCACCCTCCATATGCAAATGGCGGCGCACATACGTCTTTCGAGTTCGAGGGATTGGCGATAGAACTAAATACACAACTGGAGTATGTACgggttgaagatggggaaAACACAGACTCGAAGCGACCAACGACATGGTTGCTCAAGTCCAAAGACCCAAACAAAGCATACCTGCCTGGCCAGCCACGCATACGACTTGGTGAGCGTACACGACATGTCGATGGCCCCGAGGGCAAGGTTGATGGCTATTTACGTCGATGGCATCTCACGGATAAGCTAGATCAGCTTCTTCCCTTGATGCGCTACATCTTCGTCCAAACACCCGCCTACGACCACATCAACGCACTCCACCATCATGCCGCCCATACCCGGAGGATTGTGGTGGATGAAGAGCCAGGGCTTCATTTGGTGTGGTATTACGAGACAATTTTCATGAAGCCCATCCCCCCATATTTCTTTTCCAGGGCTTTCTGGATGTACATCGCACATGCCGACCCCGAAGTCTACCGTGCTTCTCTCGGTTTCATGCGCAGCTACTACCACATTATCCGGTTCGAGATCGATTTCCACGAGGCctgcaagaagaagctcatgCCACGGAAGGACAATGGGAAGTTTCCGACTTATGAGGAATGGTGCGAGTTTATCGAGCCCTTCTCGTTGGTGGGCGACAAGCATGTCAGTCGCCGTTTCAAGTACGGCGAGCTCCGCCTCACACGCATCAACCGGGCCGCCATGTTCTTCCGCTTCAACCTTGCGTACTTCCACCTGTTGCCGCAGTGGGGCTCGTTCTTGTCACATATTCTTGCGCCCTTGATCACGGCATTTGCGGTGTGCTCGGTCATTCTGAACTCGATGCAGGTGACGCTTGCTGCTATCGAGGTTGCCAATGAGACGAACTACGACATTCCTGGCCCGGAGGGATGGAAGCGTTTCATGAACGTGTCGTTGTATTTCCCCATTATTGTTATACTGTCAATAGCACTTGTCATTGGTGTTACGCTCATCAGCGTATTCCTGATGGGACTGAAGGATTTGCTGAGGGGGAACAAAGTGAGGGAGAAAAAGCGGCTTGGCCAGGCTAGAGTGGGCAAGGGAAGTCACGGGATGGTTTGGTAG